GAGAAATTGAATATTGGCTCGTAATCGATTATTCAAAAACTCGTAAACAAAAGTCCCTGAATTTAATAATGCATTGTTTCCCAGCAATACCGGTTGCTGAGATTGATTGCTTCCACTTGGCTGGAGGGCAAAGTTGAAAATTGAGTTGATATCCTCACCCAAGATGACGTTTAAGATACGCATTTCCAGCATCACCTGAGGCACTGGTATATCCATTTTATCAATCATCTTCTGAATGCCAGACAATACCGACTTATCATCCGTCCGGACAATGATCATATTGTGTTCATTATTGACCGTGACATAAATCGGTTGAGATTGAACAGTGGTTTGCTGCAGGGTTTCCTGACTGACATTTCGGCTGCCAGTCAATTCAATCGCTTCGGCTATTTGCGAAATCTGATCAACACTCAATTCTTCAGCATCAAGCTGCGTGCCCGACTCAATAAAATTATTTCGGCCAAAACCACTACGGCTACTGCCAATACTGCCAAACCCACGACGTGATGATGTGCTATTTCTGACCGAGCGGTTATTTCCTCGAACTGAACCAAATCCGCTGCTACTGTTTCCAAAGCCACTACTGTTTCCAAAGCCACTACTGTTACCAAAGCCAGTATTCCCAAAGTTATTAGAAGCCGGTGGTAAGCCCAGAGATAAGATTACTCTTGGGCCATAAATGTCTTCGATCGCCTGAGCAAGGATCTGCACATTCGCATTCAATAGCCGAAATATTTCTATATTTTCGCTTTCGCGGATAATCAGGTCTTTGCTGTATTCTTCGCGCGTCATTAACCTAAAAGTATTCGTGTCATCATCATAGCGATACCATAAATCGCTGATTCGACTGATCGATTTCACGGCATCTAAGATCGAGGTATTTTTTAGATGGATGGTCACCTCACGGTTCGCCGCTTCACGCGTGGCAATAATATTGTGATCACTTAATTCCGATAACGCACGCACCACGTCGCTCATATTGGACCCGTTAAACTCAATCTCCTCAATCATCGTGGTGTTATCAACGTCCGGTCCTTCCTCCTGTACCGGAATCAATGTTGGCGCACGATTACCTGGCACGACAGGCTGTTGCGCGGATAGCGTCGTCGTATTTTGGGGATTAGCAATTGCCGGTCCTTGCTCACCAGACACAACGCCGCCTCCCCAAACTGGTAACACCACCATCCCGAATAAACTGGCATGGATCACACTGGACAATAACTTCATATTCATCATCTTAAAACGCGAATCCGGCCTAATGTACCGGTTTCAATGGTTATACTCAGACGGCTGATTTCCGAGATTCGAATTGCGCTGGCTGGTTGACGTGGGTCAATATTAATTTCGTCTCCTTCCCGCACCATGAAAACACCACTACCGGCGATATCCAATAAAGCCAGTTCTTCGCCAGTTTCCTTTTCCGTAATTAATCCACGCAAGCGCATTCGTGGTATTTGAAAATCAGGAATATCTCCGGGACGAAAACCAAAAGCATCACTGCCAATATTCGATAGGGTCCCGGCCTGTTCATACATCAACGCACTTGGCGTAAACGGATCACGAATCGTCACTTCCGATGATTCGCCAAGACTCACTGGCTCAAAAGCCATTGCTGAGAGTGGCATCCAAACGGAACAAAGCCCTATTAAAATCGGAATGTTAGGTTTGCTGTACATTTATCTTCCTCCGCCAGCCAGAGCGAATAAAGCCTGAAAAAAGGCGTAATAGACAAAACCCACCATGCCGCCAATCAGTAATATCATTGCCGGCTCAATCATTGCTGAAAGGCGTTTTATCGCGATCTCCAACAGACTTTGATAATAAACACCCAGCTCCTGCAAAATCTGATCTAGTGAGCCTGTTCGCTCACCGATGGCAATCATTTGTGTCACAAGGGGAGGCATTTTTCGATGTTCTATACTTGAAGCCAGATCCCGACCGGCAAATACCCGATCCGATGCAGAGCGCATCGTATCGGCATATATTTTGTTAGCGATCAAGTCTGAGGTAATTTTCAACCCCTCAAAAATCGTCACACCACTGCGTAACAAAATGGACATCGCCCAATTCATCTGGGCCATGGAGCCATAAACAATCATCGGCCCAAATACCGGAAAACTCAGTAAAATCCGGTCTATCAGGCGTCTGCCTTTGTAAGTTTTGTAAATAATAAAAAGTAAAATTGTGGTGACAATCGCCGTGCCGATTATAAATAATCCGTTTTCTCTCAAATAGGCAGCACCATCAATTAAACTTTGCGTCGACGCCGGTAAAGGCCGGTTTTGTCGTTCAAGAAACGTGGCAAATTTCGGAATTATCGCGACCACCATAAAAGTCGCCACCCCGATGGCTGCAATCACAACGACAACCGGGTAAATCATGGCATTGATCATTTGTTTTCGAAGCTGGGATTTTTTTTCTAAATGAATCGCCAACCGCTCCATGATGACATCCAGCTCCCCGGTATTTTCACCTGCCACCACCAGATTGATAGCGATATCACTAAACACATCATTATGTTTTTTTAGTGCAACCGATAATGATTTTCCGGCCTGAATATCACGATGCATCTTCCGAATAGCAAGATTAAGCCGCGGACTCGTAATTTGATTTGATGCCAGCTCTAAGCATTCCGCCACAGCTAACCCCGCGCGGAGCATAAACGCCATCTGCCGATAAAAGAAAATCAGGGAATCATTAGAAACAGAGCGTTGTGTTGCATACCAGTCTGCAAAGGTATCTTGCCCTAAAAATCCACGACGTTTTTTCTCGTTAATTTTTAAAACGCGCAGCCCTTCGGTTCGCAGTGCTTGCGCAGCTGCATTCAAGTTATCCGCATGCAACTGCCCAGCACGTTCTGTACCTGTTCGGGTGAGTGCTTGATAAGCAAATACCGGCATATCAGGTCACCGTGGCCTTTTGTATCTGCTTGAACAAGGCCACATTTTTAACTTCATCTAATGTGGTTAAGCCCCTAACAACTTTTTCACAGCCATCTTGCCACATAAACTTCAAGCGTGAACCGGCACTGGCCTCCAGTGTCTCTTCATCTGCACCACGCGCAACTAAACGGGCTAATTTCTCATCAAACCAGAGTGTTTCAAATAAGCCCAACCGGCCTCGAAATCCTTGTCCCTGACACACCGCACACCCAACAGGCTCATATATTTCCACAGCCACTTCACGACCTAATAAGGCTAATTCTTCTTCGGTGGCTGCTCGGGGTTGCGCGCAATGACGGCAAAGTCGTCTGACAAGACGCTGTGCAATAACAGCGGTCATCGTTGAGCCAATCAAAAACGGTTCACAGCCAATATCGACTAAGCGCGTCACCGCACTGACGGCATTGTTTGTATGCAATGTAGAAAAAACCATATGCCCCGTCATCGCCGCTTTAACCGCCACATCGGCGGTTTCTGCATCACGAATCTCCCCCACCATTAAGACATCGGGGTCATGTCGCAGTAACGAACGCAACGCGTCGGCAAAATTGATTTTAGGGCCAGTTTGAATTTGCGAAACCCCATCAATCACATATTCAATCGGGTTTTCAACGGTCATAATATTAATATCTGCCGCATTGATTTCCTGCAGCGCGGCAAACAAAGTAGTCGATTTACCACTTCCCGTTGGCCCCGTCAGCAAAATCATGCCATATGGCTTTCTTATTGCCTCTTGAAACGCGGCCAAATCCGCTTCAAGAAAGCCTAGGTCGGTGAGCGTCAAATCACTACTTTCTTGTCCCAGTAGTCGCATGGTGATGCGTTCACCATGTCGAATAGGTGCGGTAGCGACCCGGATATTAAATTCCAAATCAACGGGGGGGCCAAGATAATAGGTAAACCCACCATCTTGCGGCATCCGTTGCTCCGCAATATCCAATCCAGCCAACACTTTGACACGCGAAATTAGCCCCGCAGCCATACTGATATCACTCTCCAGGGGATAATCCGTTAATTTTCCATCAACCCGAAACCGAACACGCAAACCGTCATCCTCGGCCATAAAATGCACATCGGATGAACGATTAAGATAGGCATCACGCAGTATCCGATCCAATAGCTCAATCAAGTCGGTTTCGGTTGATTCCTGACTGCCCGATTGAGCCTGCACAATGGCTGAATTGGCTAATTGGCGTTTGACCATTAATTGCAACTGAGCCGGATCTGCCATCACCACTGGCAAATCACGTCCCATTAATCGGCGAGCTGATTCCGTCCCATTTCGATCGTGCGGGTCTCCTGTGACCAATAAATCCTCACCATCCAAAATGATTGCTAACAACATTTTGCGGTGAACCAAACTGGCCGGCATTTTTTTGGTTAAAACCGTGTTGATTTGAGCATGCTGTAAATCGACAAATGGCAACCCTTGCTCTTGGGCAAGAGCACGATGCAGCGCGGAGAGTGGAATACGATATTCCGCTAAAACCTTACCCAATATGGGCGTACGCTCACGACGGGACTTGATACGCAGCTCATCAATTTCCGGCTGGGCCAACAGGCCGGTATCGATTCCTGCTTTTATCAATTGGTCATCGGTTATCGCCATGCCTACTCTCGACTACCCTACAACGCTAAAACCAGATCGGTTTTTAATAATTGCGACATACCACGTAAAGGCGCCACATCCAGTTTTTGAATGTTCACCTGCACCACCGTGACCTGATAAGGCAACTCATCCAACCCATAAATAAATCGTCTCAGAGAGGGAAAATCACCATCAATTTCTAATCGTTGCATGGGTCTGGCATACATGGATCCCGGTGACAGCCGTCTTATCCACCCTGCCTCTGGCGGCACAATAATTTCTTCTGAGCTGGTATTATTGCGTCGATTATTACCCAGTCGAACCGGATCCGGACGCAAATTTTGATTCACCCGAATCCGAATTCCACTATCTCTGGCTAACTCGGAAATGCGTACCCGTAACTCCTGCGAATCAATCGGTGCCAAGAGCGTTTCCACCTGCTGGGCATTTTCACGCACCGCATCAAGGGCTTTTTCCAAATCATCCAACTCGGCATTGATATCGTCGATTTTCTCGCGTGGCTCTTCCGGTATTTCCATTGTGGAGATTCGATTCATGGTAGCGTTCTTTTGACGCTCTAAGGCCGCGATTTGTGTTGAACGTGGGTCATAGCGCAAATAACCATACCCGCCTAACAACACCACAACCAAAATGGCACCCGCCAGCCATTTTTCCCGTTGATTTAATTGTTTTAATTTCATGGCGCTTCCTCTTCAATCGGCACCACATGCAAGATACTCATCGATACGGAATAACCACTCATGTTCATCGGACCGATTTTTTCAAACACTTGAATATCACGAACCTCCATATCCCACGCTGCCACTGCTAACTTCATATTTTGCACAAATTCCTGACCGGCACTTTCAGTCAAAGCCCAAGCATCAATATTGAAGTTATCTTTAACAATATGGCCCGGCCGCACTGCGGTCGGAGCAGTATCTGCCTGCACACCAACCCGCCGCCCCATCTCATCTATCCGGTTGATGATGATTTGTTCGTTAACGGTATTCTGGATAATGCCCAGCACTGCCTGCACCATCAGTGACCGTTCTGGCATTTCTTGCCCAAAGAAATCCAGCCGTGACTCCATCCGGCGCTGACTCTCCTGTTGGGCCTCTAATTCTGCTTGACGCTTATCAATCTCTTCGCGCTGTGCATTAATTCTGGCAACCGCATCATCAAGCACCTTGGCGCGGGCGTCGATTTCTGCTTTTTCTTTACTGACGTTGTTGTGTTGAATAAACATCACCAGTTCGGCAACCAAAATCAACGCAATAAGGCCACCCACCAGTAATGCCGCCTGGTTTTCCTGACGTTTTAATGGCGGCGGCAAGGGGCCCCCCTGACGGATTAAACTAATGCGTTTACCGCCTTTTAAATTGAAAATATGCCGTGCAGCAGCCATCACGCCCGGCGATAAATACTCCGGATTTTGACTTGGCAAAAGTGACACTTCATGGCCAATCGCTTCTTTAAACTGGGCTTGCAAATCTGGCAGATTATCGGTCGGACAACTCAGCAAGATTGCTGGATGCTGAGTCAGATTTTCACTGTGATAGGCTTCCAGACAAGCATTGAGCATTGACTCGGTATGATTCAGGAGATGCCGAACCGAGACCACATTTTGACGATGAAGACGCACTGCCGTCGTGGTGAGTGATGAGGTTTCTAAAATCAACGCAGACTTATCGGTTTGCTCCAATAAAGCCAGACTATTGCCAGTCAGCGGCATCAAACCAAGCAACGTTAAATCATGATCATCACACAGCGTTGTCCATTTTTGGATGGATGAGCTATACGCGGCGCTGACTAACCAGTTCCATACACCGGGCGCATCATCAACCTCACCCTGAGCTGACCAGCCACATTGCACTTCATCATCTTCATCCCGGAGCCAATCCTGTACCACAAACAAAGATTGAACCTGTTCACGACTGACATAGCCCAGATCCATGGCCAATTCGCCAAACCGTTTGGTTGGGGTGCGATCAACCGAACGTGGCGCGCCAGTATTTTTGGCTTGTCGTTTTTGAATATCATTGATTTCGACTATTTGCTCATGACTTAACATGCCATGTAATTCGAGCAAAAAGCCAAGTGTCCATTGAGCTTGATGTTGCATCAAAAGCGGTTCTACTTCCCAGCGAACCAATTCGTGCATTTGCTCAACCGGTTTCGGTTTTTTGGCCGACACCGGTAATTCAATAATCGCATTCATGGCAGATGGCGTCAGCACCACAACATGCTTGCCTTTCCAGCCCTGCTGGCGCACAGAAAGTAACACATGCTCAAATGCCTCAGCCGGATCCAGATGATCGGCTTCCGCCTCTGCTGAGATATACAGGCTTTTCCCTTTTCGACCAAACACGGTACCCCGCAGGAGCCTCGCATCCCACTCGCAGATAAGAATTTGATGACTGTGAATTTTTGCAAAATGAGCTTTTATATCGTCAACTAAACTCATGCGTTTATCCTGAACTGCAGATAGGGGGTGGTCAGTAACATTGCAAGCAAGCCATTGGCATAGCTTACTGCTGCGTATGGGGAATAATCTTGCTCGTCAATTTTGGGTAGCAAAATTGCTGTATCAGTAATGATCGGAACACTCCATTGCACCCTACTTATGCTTAATGAAGAAGCGATATTTTTAATCATAAGCCTCCCCAAAAAAGTGGTTCAGGCTTAAGCGGTATGCTCGCTCTTGGCACGGCAAAAACTTTTTTTGTAGCAGTTGAAAAGTTACCTTGTTCACAACTAGCGTCGGCATAAACGTACCCGTTACTATCACAAACCACTGTCAGGGTATGGATGCCGGCAGGTAGTCTTAAAGAGGCTGGAATAGTTAAATCATTACCGTTTTTAAGTGTACCGGGTGGCACGGCAAAAGTGTCTCCTGACAATGTCATCACGATGTTATTTTCCAGCGTGAATGTTTCTGAGACCGTTATCTCTGCCCCACCAAGAGTAACTTTACTATCTATGACTTCACTACTACTTCCAGCCGGTAAGTCCACTGTAGTATCACCCGGTAATGTCAGTGTCGTCCCGGTAATATTGCTGCCAGGCGGTACATAAATAACCCGCTTTGACAGGTTACTGGCAATAAAACCTACAACCGCGGTAGAGGCTGTCAATTCCGCGCCTGATGTTGTTGTGACAGTAGAATGATTACCATCTGGTAATGGCGATGTTCCATCTGAAGTTTGTAAGTTTGTCATTTGAATTGTGCAGCCACCGGCACAATACGGTGCTATTTGATATTCATCAATATAATCTTCTGGCTGCGGAGTTACTTCGTCGGTATAGCTAATTACTGTGCCGGGTTGAAGTGTGATTTCATTACCTGCTTTATTCACTGGTATTGAAAATTGAATAAATTCTAAATCGGCAACTGGCACAACAATATTCCCAAACTCATCGGTCTCCATGTCAAGGGTTGGGAAAACTGCCGATAGTGATAAATCTAAATCGCGCTCAGTTACTGTGGCCGGCCATTGAGGTGGTGCTCCATTTTCTGGAAAATTTAATTTCAGCCTGAAATTCGGAGGGGGATCCTGAAGTGGAAGAAAGTTTATAAAGGCAGCAACGTTTATCCAGTCATTACCAACCGTGACGGTAAAATCATTTAGTTCCAACAATGTGACACTGATATCGTCACTGTTGCTTGATAAATCCAATCCATTACTGGTGATATCAACTTGACCACTAAACGCATCGACCTGATAAATCCAGCCATAGTTCAGATGATCCTCGACTGGGTCAGCATCAATATTGTTATAGCCATCACGAAAGCTTTTGATACCACTACCTTCCTGATTCGCCCTTAAATAAGGGCCACGCCAGCCAGCGCCAGAGCCTGTTGCCGGATCCAGTTGCCAAATGCGAATATCATTAGACGGATCATTATCACAGGACGATTCGAAAATACCATTTTCCAGCGAGACAGCGGCACCTAATTCAACTAATTCTCTCAGGCACAACGGTAAACGGCCCACATCTGAAACAAAACCACTTAATTCAGGCGATCCATTCACTGTTCGACTAGTATCCCCTGCAATTGCTTGTTTAATCAGGTCCAACCGTTGTTGGGTTTCATCAAATTGCGCCTGTTGTTCTATATTATCGGTAAATAACAAACCGGCAGAAGCCAGCAAACCAACCAAAAATAAAACCAGCACCATCTCCAGCAGGGTAAAACCGCGAGATTGGTGAAGAGATGACATTGAGGCCCGTATCGTCATCGCCCAATTACCGCAACAGACACAGAATCAGATCATCGCTTCCGGCAGGCGGGACACACATATCATCAGTAGCCAGATCATATTCATCA
The genomic region above belongs to Methylophaga frappieri and contains:
- a CDS encoding DUF3438 family protein, with the translated sequence MMNMKLLSSVIHASLFGMVVLPVWGGGVVSGEQGPAIANPQNTTTLSAQQPVVPGNRAPTLIPVQEEGPDVDNTTMIEEIEFNGSNMSDVVRALSELSDHNIIATREAANREVTIHLKNTSILDAVKSISRISDLWYRYDDDTNTFRLMTREEYSKDLIIRESENIEIFRLLNANVQILAQAIEDIYGPRVILSLGLPPASNNFGNTGFGNSSGFGNSSGFGNSSSGFGSVRGNNRSVRNSTSSRRGFGSIGSSRSGFGRNNFIESGTQLDAEELSVDQISQIAEAIELTGSRNVSQETLQQTTVQSQPIYVTVNNEHNMIIVRTDDKSVLSGIQKMIDKMDIPVPQVMLEMRILNVILGEDINSIFNFALQPSGSNQSQQPVLLGNNALLNSGTFVYEFLNNRLRANIQFLEEQNRIKVLSNPMVVASNHRPAELFIGEETLLTEGFEFFPAVIDNGIVLQQAFVEAQITREDIGITLRISPRINNDGTVELYIEQENSTVNVGGGTIPVGDTVNGITNLQVDTVDTARLTGTVMAKNNLTVAVGGLIRTSENRNERKVPLLSEIPLVGRIFTSTIDGEQETETVLLITPRIMNTPGESESIRRDGENLFYKSHNQGYPDPAEFPNRFIDKDEEVTSPQSQVSPAQRTEASRQSVYMEMSQYAAEMMRTNDFERVTDPLYQPVPVDRAMRRDIFADDRVVAKPLGSWNRGGMYVTGLQILNSTSTEQAVNYQDINGRWLASSVENTVLAARGQQGDTSFMYLISALPFEEVMGNAR
- a CDS encoding type II secretion system F family protein; translated protein: MPVFAYQALTRTGTERAGQLHADNLNAAAQALRTEGLRVLKINEKKRRGFLGQDTFADWYATQRSVSNDSLIFFYRQMAFMLRAGLAVAECLELASNQITSPRLNLAIRKMHRDIQAGKSLSVALKKHNDVFSDIAINLVVAGENTGELDVIMERLAIHLEKKSQLRKQMINAMIYPVVVVIAAIGVATFMVVAIIPKFATFLERQNRPLPASTQSLIDGAAYLRENGLFIIGTAIVTTILLFIIYKTYKGRRLIDRILLSFPVFGPMIVYGSMAQMNWAMSILLRSGVTIFEGLKITSDLIANKIYADTMRSASDRVFAGRDLASSIEHRKMPPLVTQMIAIGERTGSLDQILQELGVYYQSLLEIAIKRLSAMIEPAMILLIGGMVGFVYYAFFQALFALAGGGR
- a CDS encoding GspE/PulE family protein → MAITDDQLIKAGIDTGLLAQPEIDELRIKSRRERTPILGKVLAEYRIPLSALHRALAQEQGLPFVDLQHAQINTVLTKKMPASLVHRKMLLAIILDGEDLLVTGDPHDRNGTESARRLMGRDLPVVMADPAQLQLMVKRQLANSAIVQAQSGSQESTETDLIELLDRILRDAYLNRSSDVHFMAEDDGLRVRFRVDGKLTDYPLESDISMAAGLISRVKVLAGLDIAEQRMPQDGGFTYYLGPPVDLEFNIRVATAPIRHGERITMRLLGQESSDLTLTDLGFLEADLAAFQEAIRKPYGMILLTGPTGSGKSTTLFAALQEINAADINIMTVENPIEYVIDGVSQIQTGPKINFADALRSLLRHDPDVLMVGEIRDAETADVAVKAAMTGHMVFSTLHTNNAVSAVTRLVDIGCEPFLIGSTMTAVIAQRLVRRLCRHCAQPRAATEEELALLGREVAVEIYEPVGCAVCQGQGFRGRLGLFETLWFDEKLARLVARGADEETLEASAGSRLKFMWQDGCEKVVRGLTTLDEVKNVALFKQIQKATVT
- a CDS encoding prepilin-type N-terminal cleavage/methylation domain-containing protein; its protein translation is MSSLHQSRGFTLLEMVLVLFLVGLLASAGLLFTDNIEQQAQFDETQQRLDLIKQAIAGDTSRTVNGSPELSGFVSDVGRLPLCLRELVELGAAVSLENGIFESSCDNDPSNDIRIWQLDPATGSGAGWRGPYLRANQEGSGIKSFRDGYNNIDADPVEDHLNYGWIYQVDAFSGQVDITSNGLDLSSNSDDISVTLLELNDFTVTVGNDWINVAAFINFLPLQDPPPNFRLKLNFPENGAPPQWPATVTERDLDLSLSAVFPTLDMETDEFGNIVVPVADLEFIQFSIPVNKAGNEITLQPGTVISYTDEVTPQPEDYIDEYQIAPYCAGGCTIQMTNLQTSDGTSPLPDGNHSTVTTTSGAELTASTAVVGFIASNLSKRVIYVPPGSNITGTTLTLPGDTTVDLPAGSSSEVIDSKVTLGGAEITVSETFTLENNIVMTLSGDTFAVPPGTLKNGNDLTIPASLRLPAGIHTLTVVCDSNGYVYADASCEQGNFSTATKKVFAVPRASIPLKPEPLFWGGL